The following proteins are co-located in the Deltaproteobacteria bacterium HGW-Deltaproteobacteria-2 genome:
- a CDS encoding FAD-binding oxidoreductase, whose amino-acid sequence MIIKKKLDEFQNYLSDASNYQGTAEAVYVPQSEEEIIELVTRCTAEKLRITVSGNGTGLTGARVPEGGVVISTEKMNKVIEINEVEKYLRVQPGMILKDLQDYVEENNLFYPPDPTERNCFIGATVATNSSGARSFKYGPTRDYVIGMKVVLPSGDTLSLERGKILASAYYFSFSTDQGTKYNFSIPQFKMPKVKNAAGYYCKANMDLIDLFIGSEGTLGIITELKLKLLALEEKILSCFVFFKSEEDAFNFIDEARTITKSDYSSEEIKISARGLEFFNKLTLNFLRPDYPAISENKCSVWFEQELTAQEEELTESWLKLMKKHHADVKTSWIAVNKKEQEEFKAFRHAIGSRVNEFVARRGLRKVGTDVAVPAESFFTFYKWMLDLVERNNLEYVVYGHFGNCHTHLNMLPRDQADFIQAKKIYSEICCEAVRLKGTVSAEHGIGKMKRDYLLLMYGEEVISQMAKLKLVFDPNRILNIGNIFEEKYLQ is encoded by the coding sequence GTGATTATTAAAAAAAAACTGGACGAATTTCAGAATTATCTTTCTGATGCCTCTAATTATCAGGGTACGGCCGAAGCAGTTTATGTGCCCCAGAGCGAGGAAGAGATAATCGAATTAGTAACAAGATGCACCGCTGAAAAACTCAGAATAACAGTTTCCGGCAACGGGACGGGACTGACCGGTGCACGTGTGCCCGAAGGTGGAGTTGTGATTTCCACTGAAAAGATGAACAAAGTAATTGAAATCAATGAAGTTGAAAAATATTTACGCGTGCAACCTGGAATGATTTTGAAAGATCTTCAGGATTATGTTGAAGAGAACAATTTATTCTACCCGCCCGATCCGACGGAGAGGAACTGCTTTATCGGCGCCACTGTGGCGACCAATTCCTCAGGTGCCAGGAGTTTTAAGTACGGACCAACTCGCGATTATGTAATCGGGATGAAAGTGGTGTTGCCGTCTGGTGACACACTCTCTCTTGAGCGGGGGAAAATCCTGGCGTCAGCTTACTATTTTTCTTTTTCAACGGATCAGGGAACAAAATATAATTTTTCGATTCCTCAATTTAAAATGCCGAAAGTAAAAAATGCCGCCGGCTATTATTGCAAGGCAAATATGGACTTAATTGATTTGTTTATCGGCAGTGAAGGAACGCTGGGCATCATTACCGAATTAAAACTTAAACTGCTTGCTTTGGAAGAAAAGATTCTTTCCTGCTTTGTGTTTTTCAAAAGCGAAGAAGACGCTTTTAATTTTATTGATGAGGCCCGCACAATAACAAAGTCTGACTATTCCAGCGAAGAAATTAAAATTTCAGCCCGTGGACTGGAATTCTTTAATAAGCTTACGCTGAACTTTCTGCGCCCGGATTATCCGGCCATTTCTGAAAATAAATGTTCTGTCTGGTTTGAACAGGAACTGACGGCCCAAGAAGAAGAATTAACAGAATCCTGGCTTAAGTTAATGAAGAAGCATCATGCCGATGTAAAGACGTCCTGGATAGCGGTTAATAAAAAAGAACAGGAAGAGTTCAAAGCTTTCCGCCACGCCATTGGTTCACGAGTTAATGAATTTGTCGCCCGTCGCGGATTGCGAAAAGTGGGGACCGACGTTGCTGTGCCTGCCGAATCGTTCTTTACTTTCTATAAATGGATGCTTGACCTTGTGGAGCGCAATAACTTGGAGTATGTGGTTTACGGACACTTTGGCAACTGTCATACACATCTGAACATGCTGCCCAGAGATCAGGCTGATTTTATCCAAGCAAAAAAAATATACTCTGAAATCTGTTGTGAAGCCGTTCGTTTAAAAGGAACCGTTTCTGCGGAACACGGCATCGGAAAAATGAAACGGGACTATCTACTGCTGATGTATGGCGAAGAGGTCATAAGTCAAATGGCGAAATTAAAGTTGGTTTTCGATCCGAATAGAATTTTAAACATCGGGAATATATTTGAAGAAAAATATCTTCAATAG
- the rsmG gene encoding 16S rRNA (guanine(527)-N(7))-methyltransferase RsmG, whose protein sequence is MIDFGRCTQKNLCDAVNLSFAGTGIFCYFFSMNQDIVFLNKNARLLGLEMNNQQLAQFDVYKQELLQWNAKTNLISENSSGEIITRHFLDSLTAWQFIQKPNARIIDVGCGAGFPGIPLKIALPSLELYLLESNRKKVSFLKHMIRLLNISTAHVLHDRVENILQTDAWNEKFDIVISRATFKLDKLLALSEFFLAPEGRLIALKGPNVSQEFKQCSLASNPYKISQLIQHDIEAVFLEAPRKIIIGKKEDFSKKTF, encoded by the coding sequence ATGATTGATTTCGGCAGGTGCACTCAAAAAAATTTATGTGATGCAGTTAATTTATCGTTTGCGGGGACAGGTATTTTTTGTTATTTCTTTTCCATGAACCAGGACATTGTATTCCTCAATAAAAATGCACGGCTTTTAGGCCTTGAGATGAACAATCAGCAATTGGCTCAATTTGATGTTTACAAACAAGAGCTTTTACAATGGAATGCCAAAACAAATTTAATTTCCGAAAACTCATCCGGGGAAATTATCACTCGCCACTTTCTTGATTCGCTTACGGCCTGGCAATTTATTCAAAAACCAAACGCCCGAATTATTGATGTCGGCTGCGGTGCCGGTTTTCCCGGTATTCCTTTAAAAATCGCATTGCCCTCTTTAGAACTTTATCTACTGGAATCCAACCGCAAAAAGGTTTCGTTTTTAAAACATATGATTCGTCTTTTAAACATTTCCACAGCACATGTTCTTCATGACCGTGTCGAAAATATTCTCCAGACCGATGCATGGAACGAAAAATTTGATATTGTAATTTCCCGTGCCACTTTTAAATTAGACAAACTACTTGCGCTTAGCGAATTTTTTCTTGCTCCTGAAGGTCGACTGATCGCCTTGAAGGGTCCCAATGTCTCTCAAGAATTTAAGCAATGCTCTTTAGCGTCAAATCCATACAAAATATCTCAATTGATTCAACATGATATAGAGGCGGTTTTTTTAGAAGCACCTCGTAAAATTATTATCGGAAAAAAGGAAGATTTCAGCAAAAAAACCTTCTAA
- a CDS encoding chromosomal replication initiator protein DnaA: protein MKCASYLSTSVDKYVDKVIIMDAFWDKTSKIIQEKVSKQNFDTWIKPIKMVAMEDKCVQLAVPNKFFKDWLLDNYASTIKQSLKHAAGIDVDIDFILSKNEEKDLAPAVKYATQTKNTSTAIINRGKNLSFLNDNYNFDRFVVGSCNQFAHAASIAVAKQPAKNYNPLFIYGGSGLGKTHLLNAIGLLAYSIHPSLNIMYVSAEEFMNEMINSIRYDRMPKFREKYRNISCLLIDDIHFLAGKDRTQEEFFHTFNTLHDSGKQIVVTSDKFPKDIPNLESRLRSRFEWGLIADIQPPEIETKIAIIEKKVQENHIELPNNVVHYIASHVESNIRELEGFLVRIGAYSSLTGRDIDLDLVKEVLSSLVKHNKKGEVSIEEIIKVIAGKLNIKISDIKAHNKNKNVVFARQIAMYLARKLTNYSFPDIGQKVGGRDHSTVIYANNKILNSIKVDQKLKILVQEIEDILMHKA, encoded by the coding sequence ATGAAATGTGCTTCATATTTATCAACATCTGTTGATAAATATGTTGATAAGGTTATTATAATGGATGCATTTTGGGACAAAACAAGTAAAATTATTCAGGAAAAAGTAAGTAAGCAAAATTTTGATACATGGATCAAACCTATAAAAATGGTTGCTATGGAAGATAAATGCGTCCAATTAGCCGTCCCCAATAAGTTTTTTAAAGATTGGCTTTTAGACAATTATGCGTCGACCATTAAACAATCATTGAAACATGCCGCCGGTATTGACGTTGATATTGATTTTATCTTATCCAAGAATGAAGAAAAAGATCTTGCACCTGCGGTAAAGTATGCAACGCAAACTAAAAATACATCTACAGCGATCATAAACCGAGGGAAAAACCTTTCGTTTCTTAATGATAACTATAATTTTGACAGGTTCGTTGTCGGTTCCTGCAATCAATTTGCTCACGCCGCTTCTATCGCCGTAGCCAAACAACCGGCTAAAAATTATAACCCTCTTTTTATTTATGGCGGATCCGGCCTGGGAAAAACACATTTACTCAATGCAATAGGCCTGCTTGCATATTCTATTCATCCGTCGCTAAACATCATGTATGTTTCCGCCGAAGAATTTATGAATGAAATGATTAATTCCATTCGTTATGACCGAATGCCCAAATTTAGAGAGAAATATCGGAATATAAGTTGTTTATTAATTGATGATATTCACTTTTTAGCGGGAAAGGATAGAACTCAAGAGGAATTTTTTCACACGTTCAATACGTTACATGATTCCGGAAAACAGATAGTAGTCACCAGCGATAAGTTTCCCAAAGATATTCCCAATCTGGAAAGTCGGCTCCGCTCCCGTTTCGAATGGGGACTAATTGCCGATATCCAACCTCCTGAAATAGAAACTAAAATAGCCATTATCGAAAAGAAAGTACAGGAAAATCATATAGAGCTACCTAATAATGTTGTTCATTATATAGCATCTCATGTGGAATCCAATATTCGCGAACTGGAAGGTTTTCTAGTCAGAATCGGCGCTTATTCTTCTCTTACCGGCCGAGATATTGATTTGGATTTAGTGAAAGAAGTATTGAGCAGCCTAGTGAAACATAATAAAAAAGGTGAAGTAAGTATTGAAGAAATAATTAAAGTCATAGCTGGTAAATTAAATATAAAAATATCAGATATTAAGGCTCATAATAAAAACAAGAATGTTGTTTTTGCCCGGCAAATCGCAATGTATTTAGCTAGAAAATTAACAAATTACTCCTTCCCCGATATTGGTCAAAAAGTTGGAGGACGTGATCATTCCACGGTAATTTATGCCAATAATAAAATATTAAATAGTATTAAAGTGGATCAGAAATTAAAAATTCTAGTTCAGGAAATTGAGGATATTTTAATGCACAAAGCATAA
- the dnaN gene encoding DNA polymerase III subunit beta has protein sequence MEFKINRSTLLDGIQKTLGIVEKKTVIPILNNVLFKADNNKLKIIATDREISLISDYDAEVMEKGEITISAKKIYEMVREIQGEVVLFTQKNNVVKISCQRAFYKIPGLPAEDFPSIADDHDIQLDKIKGSIIKELINKTAFAMATDETRKNLNGVLLEAGMDGSNHLLRMVATDGHRLALAKGFTSEPSLKIGKGIIIPRKGLMEVKKIIDENEDIYIGLHKNTFVVKTENTLLKVGLVDADYPDYKKVIPTEKGFSVTLERESFLHALKRMSVVSSERYGGVILSFSEGKLTLNSTNLDVGEATEEIDIDYKGEVVDSGFNVNYLIDAISVISKEQIVFEVGLGLKPSMITQPEEDSYLCIIMPLKI, from the coding sequence ATGGAATTTAAAATCAATAGAAGTACTCTTCTGGATGGTATTCAAAAAACTTTAGGCATTGTTGAAAAAAAGACAGTAATACCCATTCTCAATAACGTTCTTTTTAAAGCAGATAATAATAAACTGAAAATAATTGCTACAGATAGAGAAATAAGTTTGATTTCGGATTACGATGCAGAAGTTATGGAAAAGGGTGAAATCACTATTTCTGCAAAGAAAATATATGAGATGGTTAGAGAAATTCAAGGTGAAGTAGTTTTATTTACTCAAAAAAATAATGTTGTAAAAATTTCATGCCAAAGGGCTTTTTATAAAATTCCAGGATTGCCGGCAGAAGATTTTCCCAGTATTGCCGATGATCACGATATTCAGCTTGATAAAATTAAAGGGAGTATCATTAAAGAGTTAATTAATAAAACGGCATTTGCCATGGCCACTGATGAAACCAGAAAGAACTTAAATGGTGTTTTATTGGAAGCAGGCATGGATGGATCTAATCATTTACTGCGTATGGTGGCTACTGACGGTCATCGTTTAGCACTGGCTAAAGGTTTTACCAGTGAGCCTTCTTTAAAGATCGGAAAGGGAATTATTATTCCACGTAAAGGATTGATGGAAGTTAAAAAAATAATTGATGAGAATGAAGATATTTATATTGGTCTGCATAAAAATACATTTGTGGTGAAAACAGAAAATACTCTTTTGAAGGTTGGTTTGGTTGATGCGGATTATCCTGATTATAAAAAAGTTATTCCTACTGAAAAGGGATTTAGTGTGACTCTGGAACGAGAATCGTTTCTTCATGCCTTAAAACGAATGAGCGTTGTTTCTTCAGAACGGTACGGAGGAGTGATTCTCTCTTTTTCGGAAGGAAAATTAACTCTTAATTCAACCAATTTAGATGTGGGTGAAGCCACAGAAGAAATAGATATAGATTATAAGGGGGAAGTCGTTGATAGCGGATTTAATGTGAATTATTTGATTGATGCAATATCTGTGATTAGTAAAGAGCAGATTGTTTTTGAAGTGGGGTTGGGGTTGAAACCTTCAATGATCACACAGCCTGAAGAGGATAGTTATTTATGTATAATTATGCCGTTAAAAATATAG
- a CDS encoding MFS transporter, translating into MIEMKTEDRKIVHKVFRRLMPLLCLLYIFAFLDRVNIGYAALSMNSALGFSNAVYGFGAGIFFIGYFIMEIPGNLIMAKVGARLWLARILITWGIISGLTAWVSTPTQFYAVRFFLGVAEASFFPCIIYYLSTWFRLKDVAKAVAIFMMSLPVCNIIAAPVSTYLLGVTWLGWAGWQWLFILEAIPAILLGFMTPFYLTNKPAEAKWLNDDERNWLVNTLASEHAAKIERKKYSVLQAFADRDVIILSAIYFMWVCGFYGITMFLPILVKALSAAISIQMVGLLVMIPYIFAFFAMYFIGHHSDATGERRWHTILGMITTAIGLAGSALLTDISVFVSMVFYTIAVMGVYGSFGPFWAIPSSFLTATAAAGAIALINSIGNLGGFVGPYVMGFIRDATGSFTGGIMFLAACLLTAAVLLMTLRKT; encoded by the coding sequence ATGATCGAAATGAAAACAGAAGACAGAAAAATTGTTCATAAAGTTTTCCGGCGACTGATGCCGCTTTTGTGTCTTTTGTATATCTTTGCTTTTCTGGATCGGGTCAATATCGGTTATGCCGCATTATCCATGAACAGTGCTTTGGGTTTCAGCAATGCTGTCTACGGTTTCGGGGCGGGAATATTTTTTATCGGGTATTTCATCATGGAAATACCTGGCAATCTTATCATGGCCAAAGTAGGCGCACGGTTGTGGCTCGCCAGGATTCTGATCACATGGGGCATCATTTCCGGTTTAACCGCCTGGGTTTCCACACCGACCCAATTTTATGCCGTGCGATTCTTTCTTGGGGTAGCCGAAGCCAGCTTTTTCCCGTGCATTATTTACTATCTGAGCACCTGGTTCCGTTTGAAGGATGTAGCTAAAGCCGTCGCCATTTTTATGATGTCTCTACCGGTCTGCAACATCATTGCCGCGCCTGTGTCCACCTATCTGTTAGGTGTCACGTGGCTGGGTTGGGCCGGATGGCAATGGCTATTCATTCTGGAAGCGATTCCCGCTATCCTTCTCGGTTTTATGACGCCCTTTTATCTGACGAATAAACCCGCCGAGGCCAAGTGGCTGAACGATGACGAACGAAATTGGCTTGTAAATACTCTGGCATCCGAACACGCGGCAAAAATCGAGCGAAAAAAATATTCCGTACTGCAGGCCTTTGCTGATCGGGACGTAATCATCCTGTCGGCGATATATTTTATGTGGGTGTGCGGTTTTTACGGGATAACGATGTTTCTGCCGATATTGGTTAAGGCTCTATCGGCTGCAATCAGCATCCAAATGGTTGGTTTGCTCGTTATGATACCGTACATCTTCGCGTTCTTCGCTATGTATTTCATCGGGCATCACTCGGATGCGACCGGTGAACGCCGTTGGCATACAATCCTCGGCATGATTACAACGGCAATCGGGCTTGCCGGCAGCGCACTTCTGACAGATATAAGTGTTTTTGTCTCGATGGTGTTCTACACTATAGCGGTTATGGGCGTGTACGGCTCCTTCGGGCCATTCTGGGCTATACCGTCTTCTTTTTTAACGGCGACAGCCGCAGCAGGTGCGATTGCCCTGATCAATAGCATCGGCAATCTAGGCGGATTTGTGGGTCCTTACGTGATGGGCTTTATTCGGGATGCGACCGGATCTTTTACAGGAGGTATTATGTTTCTGGCGGCATGCCTTCTGACAGCGGCGGTGTTGCTGATGACATTACGTAAAACTTAA
- the gyrB gene encoding DNA topoisomerase (ATP-hydrolyzing) subunit B, with product MTHKYDADSIKVLEGLEAVRKRPAMYIGSTGKDGLHHLVYEVVDNSIDEAAGGYCDTITVKIRVDNSIVVDDNGRGIPVDMHKTEGVSAAEVVMTKLHAGGKFSNDSYKISGGLHGVGVSVVNALSKSCELEVRRDGNVYTQFYTRGVPDGPLEMVGKTRGKGTKVTFLPDDEIFEESEFSFDIIANRLRELAFLNSGVKINLIDERTGKQNEFFYKGGIVSFVEYINRNKKVLHKNPIFVSGAKEDCSVEVALQYNETYLENIFAFANSINTTEGGTHMIGFRSALTRVFNNYATNNKLIKDGKESLRGEDLREGLACVISVKVKNPQFEGQTKTKLGNSEVRGLVEGIVYEKIGSYLEENPSVAKQILNKCMEAARAREAARRAKELTRRKSALEVGALPGKLADCQEKDPALSEIYLVEGDSAGGSAKQGRDRKNQAILPLRGKVLNVEKARFDKMLQNEEIKTMVTAFGAGIGAEDYDVSKLRYHKVIIMTDADVDGAHIRTLLLTFFFRQMRELIERGYLFIAQPPLFKVVEKKKEFYIQNEEQMKNYILENGVEKVQLVMGDGSPFPVTGNKLLLLIKKVMRIEDLLDRFEKEGRDRNLIRILAGDPTLTDESFKSEKALSSIAKRTGIALGDSFADFNIEPDEDHGGFKIVFNLTKNGQVIPSCITREVFRTPQFADIRTLLDQVSIMGEAPYSDQGEESSTPVLLESAKALVDHIVSLGKKGLGVQRYKGLGEMNPEQLWETTMNPEKRTLLQVTVEDAVLADEIFTTLMGDQVEPRRDFIYQNALYVSNLDI from the coding sequence ATGACTCATAAGTATGATGCGGATAGTATTAAAGTTTTGGAAGGTCTGGAGGCAGTGCGCAAAAGGCCTGCTATGTATATCGGTTCCACAGGGAAGGACGGACTTCATCATCTGGTTTATGAAGTTGTTGATAATAGTATTGACGAAGCGGCAGGTGGTTATTGCGACACCATCACAGTAAAAATAAGAGTGGATAACAGTATTGTTGTTGATGACAACGGCCGCGGTATTCCGGTCGACATGCATAAAACAGAAGGTGTATCTGCAGCGGAAGTTGTTATGACAAAATTGCATGCCGGTGGGAAGTTTTCCAACGACTCCTACAAAATATCCGGCGGTCTGCATGGTGTCGGAGTTTCTGTTGTGAATGCCCTTTCTAAATCCTGTGAGCTGGAAGTAAGACGTGATGGCAATGTTTACACGCAATTTTACACACGCGGTGTTCCTGATGGGCCGCTGGAAATGGTTGGTAAAACAAGGGGCAAAGGAACGAAAGTCACATTTTTACCAGATGATGAAATATTTGAAGAGAGTGAATTCAGTTTTGATATTATCGCCAATCGTTTGCGCGAACTGGCGTTTTTAAATTCCGGTGTTAAGATTAATTTAATCGACGAACGTACCGGCAAACAAAATGAATTTTTTTATAAAGGCGGAATAGTTTCCTTTGTTGAATATATTAACCGCAATAAAAAAGTTTTACATAAAAATCCAATTTTTGTTTCCGGCGCCAAGGAAGATTGTTCGGTAGAAGTTGCCCTGCAATACAATGAAACCTACCTGGAAAACATTTTTGCCTTTGCCAACAGTATCAATACCACGGAAGGCGGGACTCATATGATCGGCTTCCGCTCAGCCCTCACCCGTGTTTTTAATAATTACGCCACCAACAATAAACTAATCAAAGACGGCAAGGAATCCCTGCGTGGTGAAGACTTAAGGGAAGGATTGGCGTGCGTCATCAGCGTCAAAGTCAAAAATCCGCAGTTTGAAGGCCAGACCAAAACCAAACTGGGGAACTCTGAGGTACGCGGTCTGGTGGAAGGCATCGTTTACGAAAAGATCGGAAGTTACCTTGAGGAAAATCCGTCTGTAGCTAAACAGATTCTTAATAAATGCATGGAAGCAGCGCGTGCCAGGGAAGCGGCCAGACGCGCCAAGGAATTAACCCGCCGCAAGAGCGCTCTGGAAGTAGGAGCGCTGCCGGGAAAACTGGCTGATTGTCAGGAAAAAGATCCGGCATTGAGCGAAATATATCTGGTGGAAGGAGATTCCGCCGGCGGTTCGGCCAAACAGGGACGTGATCGGAAAAATCAAGCCATCCTGCCGCTGCGCGGTAAAGTATTAAACGTGGAAAAAGCCCGTTTTGATAAAATGCTGCAAAATGAAGAAATCAAAACAATGGTTACGGCCTTTGGAGCGGGCATTGGAGCCGAAGATTATGACGTCAGCAAGCTGCGATATCATAAAGTCATTATCATGACGGATGCGGATGTGGATGGTGCTCATATACGCACCCTGCTTTTGACCTTCTTCTTCCGGCAGATGCGGGAGTTGATTGAAAGGGGATATTTGTTTATCGCTCAGCCGCCGCTGTTTAAAGTTGTGGAGAAGAAAAAAGAATTCTATATCCAGAATGAGGAGCAGATGAAAAACTACATTCTGGAAAACGGTGTGGAAAAAGTACAACTGGTCATGGGCGACGGCTCTCCTTTTCCGGTGACCGGTAATAAATTATTGCTTTTGATTAAAAAGGTTATGCGTATTGAGGACCTGCTCGACCGTTTTGAAAAGGAAGGGCGCGACAGAAATCTGATCCGCATATTGGCCGGTGATCCCACCCTGACTGACGAGAGTTTTAAAAGTGAAAAAGCGCTTTCGTCCATCGCGAAAAGAACGGGTATTGCCCTGGGCGATAGTTTTGCTGATTTTAACATTGAACCGGACGAAGATCACGGCGGATTCAAAATAGTTTTTAATCTGACAAAGAACGGGCAAGTAATTCCATCATGTATAACCCGGGAAGTCTTCCGCACGCCGCAGTTCGCGGACATCCGGACCTTGCTGGATCAGGTTTCCATTATGGGCGAGGCTCCTTATAGCGATCAGGGCGAAGAATCTTCAACCCCTGTCCTGCTGGAAAGCGCCAAGGCGCTTGTGGATCATATTGTCAGCTTGGGCAAGAAAGGACTGGGCGTCCAGCGCTACAAAGGCTTGGGTGAAATGAACCCCGAACAACTGTGGGAAACGACTATGAATCCGGAAAAACGCACACTGCTGCAGGTGACTGTCGAAGACGCGGTTCTGGCTGATGAAATATTTACAACACTGATGGGTGATCAGGTCGAACCAAGGCGTGATTTTATATATCAAAATGCCCTGTATGTTTCCAATCTGGATATATAG
- a CDS encoding chromosome partitioning protein ParB yields MAQKNVLGKGLGAIFPDLINDLDKKKTALSCGIEELSPNRYQPRKNFNDDDQKKLIASVKQSGIIQPIVVRKADKGYEIIAGERRWRAAQAAGLKEVPIVIREATDMESAAISLIENILREDLNSLEEANAYVTLIETFKLSQEEIASRTGKDRSTVANTIRLLKLPAKVKEALIAKKISAGHARCLLACNSIEEQIEALNFILKKDLNVRETERLIQKAKVLPLNKKQTVTKDRFLHDLEKALAAKVMAKVQIKGSANKGFIEIRYTTMDELNRLSGVILDDLK; encoded by the coding sequence ATGGCGCAAAAAAATGTACTGGGAAAAGGTCTCGGCGCTATTTTCCCGGACTTAATCAATGACTTGGACAAGAAAAAAACGGCTTTATCCTGCGGCATTGAAGAATTATCTCCGAATCGTTATCAGCCCCGTAAAAATTTCAACGACGACGATCAGAAGAAACTGATTGCTTCCGTCAAGCAAAGCGGTATTATTCAGCCAATCGTTGTCCGCAAGGCTGATAAAGGCTACGAAATTATAGCCGGTGAACGGCGCTGGCGGGCGGCTCAGGCCGCAGGCCTTAAAGAAGTTCCTATCGTCATTCGCGAAGCTACAGATATGGAATCGGCGGCAATATCGCTGATCGAAAATATTTTGCGGGAAGATTTAAATTCTCTGGAAGAAGCAAACGCCTATGTAACTTTAATAGAAACGTTCAAGCTCTCCCAGGAAGAAATTGCCTCCCGTACCGGTAAGGATCGTTCAACTGTCGCCAACACTATTCGCCTGTTGAAACTGCCGGCCAAAGTAAAAGAGGCTTTGATAGCAAAGAAAATTTCCGCCGGCCATGCCCGCTGTTTGTTGGCCTGCAACTCTATAGAAGAACAAATTGAGGCACTTAATTTCATCTTAAAAAAAGATTTAAACGTCCGGGAAACGGAACGCTTAATCCAAAAAGCAAAAGTGTTGCCCCTGAATAAAAAACAAACCGTTACAAAAGACCGCTTTTTGCACGATCTCGAAAAAGCATTGGCGGCAAAAGTTATGGCGAAAGTTCAAATTAAAGGCTCAGCGAATAAGGGCTTTATAGAAATCCGATACACGACCATGGATGAGTTAAACCGATTATCAGGCGTAATTCTTGATGATTTGAAATAA
- a CDS encoding chromosome partitioning protein ParA, whose protein sequence is MKKIICIANQKGGVGKTTTAINLSASLAAAEKKTLLIDGDSQGNSTSGMGTDRSSFQTNNLYHAMIGQVPLEKVIINTVIPNLDIAPSNQDLIGIEVEFVGLEDKEKRLKTLLNSLDRQYDFIVIDCPPSLGVMTVNALVASDFLIVPLQCEYFAMEGLGYLLNTVKLVKAQLNPQLVLGGILLTMFDQRNLLSRRVTDDVRKHFGDKVFKTVIPRNVRLSESPSHGLPIILYDIKSRGALAYMEMAQEIIRGGI, encoded by the coding sequence ATGAAGAAAATTATATGTATAGCAAATCAAAAAGGTGGTGTCGGTAAAACCACCACCGCAATAAATTTGTCAGCCTCTCTGGCCGCTGCGGAAAAAAAAACTTTACTAATCGATGGTGATTCCCAGGGTAATTCAACCAGTGGGATGGGCACAGACAGAAGTTCTTTTCAAACAAATAATTTGTACCATGCTATGATCGGCCAAGTGCCGTTGGAAAAAGTAATTATCAACACGGTTATACCTAATCTCGATATAGCGCCTTCTAACCAGGATCTGATTGGAATTGAGGTTGAATTTGTCGGTCTGGAAGACAAAGAAAAGAGATTAAAAACTTTATTAAACTCTCTGGACAGGCAGTATGATTTTATAGTAATTGATTGTCCACCATCACTGGGTGTGATGACTGTCAATGCTCTTGTCGCTTCCGATTTTTTGATTGTTCCTTTGCAGTGTGAGTATTTCGCTATGGAGGGTTTGGGATATTTGCTCAATACTGTAAAGCTGGTGAAAGCACAATTAAATCCTCAACTCGTTTTAGGTGGTATATTACTGACTATGTTTGATCAGCGCAATTTACTATCGCGTCGGGTCACCGATGACGTACGGAAACATTTTGGTGACAAGGTCTTTAAAACGGTCATTCCGCGTAATGTGCGGCTTTCGGAAAGCCCCAGCCACGGTTTGCCCATTATTCTGTATGATATTAAATCGCGCGGCGCTCTGGCTTATATGGAAATGGCGCAGGAAATAATTCGAGGGGGAATATAA